In Dehalococcoidia bacterium, the genomic stretch CAGCGTCTCGTTTGACGGGACGAACCTGTCGCTCACCGAGATCTCCACAGCCGGGGTAGTGAAGACAACCGACCTGCCCGTGGGGACGAGCAAGATATTGTCAACTCTGAAGACTGCCATCGAGGCGGTGTCCGGTTGGTCGGTGACTCTGAACAGTGCCGATTATGAAACTGAACCAACCAGTATGCTTCGTCCAATCTATGCTGCGAGTGCTGTTGATCCAGACACTGCTGATCTTATACTTCCGGACAATCCATTTCCGATCAAGATAATATCCGAAGATATGATCGAATTGCTCGACAGCGGCAACGGCCCGGTGGGGTTTGGCGGCGGATCGATAGTTGAAGGGTTCGATGCTACCACAGGAATCGGTCCAGGGTTCCCGTTAGGGTCGGCAAACATTTTAGTTTATTACAAGGCTGGATATACCTTGCCGAGCGATGCGGCAGGCGAGACTCCAGCTAGCGACGGGACGTTACCTCCTGGATTAGCGTTGCTCGTCCATCAGATTTTGCAAGATGTTTTGTCAAGCACAAAGTACAATAGCAATTTGCAGAGTGAGAGTATTGGGAATTATTCGTACAGCCTGTCCGCGCAGGATAAAGGGGCAGTGCTATCGGCAATCAATAATCGGAAGAAAGACCTCGACCTTTACAAACGGATCATGATATGAGAACTAAGATATATGCTTTGCGTGGGGAAAACAGGTTTGTCCGGTATGTGGGAAAGACTGTCAAGTCGTTAGAAGAACGAATGCAAGGACATCTTGACGGTGCTAATAGAGGAGGCAATACATACAAAGATCGTTGGATCCGTTCGATGTTGAACAAAGGTTTGCTTCCGACAATTACGTTACTTGGTATTTATGAAGGAAATGGAAGTAAGGAAGAGATTTCCTGGATTAAACGTTTTCGAGATGGTGGAGTTAAATTGACAAATGGAACGGATGGTGGGGATGGCGGCATTCTCACAAAGGCCTCTTGCAGAAAAATTAGTAAGGCATTAACCGGTCGTAAACATACTCCTGAACAAATCGAAAAACAAAGAAAAGCCATAACAGG encodes the following:
- a CDS encoding phage head-tail connector protein, translated to MELTTLTRFKQFVGMTGTSQDALILALIPQISDQIAKYLKRDLVVTTYLSWVDGTGSPILRLEQWPILSLYNVFLGTETAGYIENTSATVSRASVSFDGTNLSLTEISTAGVVKTTDLPVGTSKILSTLKTAIEAVSGWSVTLNSADYETEPTSMLRPIYAASAVDPDTADLILPDNPFPIKIISEDMIELLDSGNGPVGFGGGSIVEGFDATTGIGPGFPLGSANILVYYKAGYTLPSDAAGETPASDGTLPPGLALLVHQILQDVLSSTKYNSNLQSESIGNYSYSLSAQDKGAVLSAINNRKKDLDLYKRIMI